Proteins from a single region of Flavobacterium sp. YJ01:
- a CDS encoding acetyl-CoA carboxylase carboxyltransferase subunit alpha produces the protein MEYLDFELPIKELEEQLEKCVVIGKESDVDVTPTCKEINKKLVETKKEIYKNLTAWQRVQLSRHPNRPYTLDYIKAICGDTFLELHGDRGFKDDKAMVGGLGKINGQSFMIIGQQKGFNTKTRQYRNFGMANPEGYRKALRLMKMAEKFGIPVLTLVDTPGAYPGLEAEERGQGEAIARNIFEMVRLQVPIITIIVGEGASGGALGIGVGDKVYMLENTWYSVISPESCSSILWKSWEYKERAAEALKLTSSDMKKQKLVDDVIPEPLGGAHYDRETTFKTVAEYITKGYNELKDLSTADLIAQRMDKYSNMGEYKE, from the coding sequence ATGGAATATTTAGATTTTGAGCTTCCCATTAAAGAACTTGAAGAACAGTTAGAAAAGTGTGTTGTTATTGGGAAAGAATCTGATGTTGATGTAACCCCAACCTGCAAGGAAATCAACAAAAAATTAGTTGAAACAAAAAAAGAAATATACAAAAATCTTACAGCTTGGCAGAGAGTACAATTGTCAAGACATCCAAATAGACCTTATACTTTAGATTATATCAAAGCAATTTGCGGTGATACTTTTTTAGAACTTCATGGAGACAGAGGTTTTAAAGATGATAAAGCGATGGTGGGTGGTCTTGGTAAAATAAACGGTCAATCGTTTATGATTATTGGTCAGCAAAAAGGTTTCAATACAAAAACACGTCAGTACCGTAATTTTGGTATGGCTAATCCAGAAGGATACCGTAAAGCTTTGCGTTTGATGAAAATGGCAGAGAAATTCGGAATTCCAGTTTTAACCTTAGTAGACACTCCAGGTGCATATCCAGGACTTGAAGCAGAAGAAAGAGGACAAGGAGAAGCAATTGCTAGAAATATTTTCGAAATGGTTCGTCTGCAAGTGCCAATTATCACTATCATTGTAGGTGAAGGTGCTTCGGGAGGAGCTTTAGGAATTGGTGTTGGAGACAAAGTTTATATGTTAGAAAATACTTGGTATTCTGTAATTTCTCCAGAATCTTGTTCTTCTATTTTATGGAAAAGCTGGGAATATAAAGAGCGTGCAGCAGAAGCTTTAAAATTGACTTCTTCTGATATGAAAAAACAAAAATTAGTTGATGATGTTATTCCAGAACCACTAGGTGGAGCGCACTATGACAGAGAAACTACTTTTAAAACAGTAGCAGAATACATCACTAAAGGATATAATGAATTGAAAGACTTATCAACAGCCGACTTAATTGCCCAGAGAATGGACAAATACAGTAATATGGGTGAGTATAAGGAGTAA
- the dnaB gene encoding replicative DNA helicase: MENFKNFSPVKVDKTTIINLEKGKLPPQALDLEEAVLGAMMIDKKGVDDVIDILQPDAFYKDAHKHIFEAILQLFTETQPIDILTVSTQLKKNGKLDLAGGDFYLIQLTQKIASSAHIEFHSRIILQKFIQRSLIRISSEIIEASYDESADVFDLLDQAESKLYEVTQGNIKRSSETAQSLVLQAKKKIEEISKKEGLSGVETGFHNLDKLTSGWQPSDLIIIAARPAMGKTAFVLSMARNIAIQYGHGVALFSLEMASVQLITRLISSETGLSSEKLRTGKLEAHEWTMLSTKVKDLEKAPLFIDDTPSLSIFDLRAKCRRLASQHGIKIIIIDYLQLMTAGGNGKGGGNREQEISTISRNLKALAKELNVPVIALSQLSRAVETRGSSKRPLLSDLRESGAIEQDADIVSFLYRPEYYKIEEWDDEEASPTAGQAEIMIAKHRNGGIENIRLKFLGHLGKFDNLDEFSGSYDDLPSKMNHDDNPFITNNLPSANEAFGSNLNDDDDDSDVPF; the protein is encoded by the coding sequence ATGGAAAATTTCAAAAACTTTAGCCCTGTAAAGGTCGACAAAACCACAATTATCAATTTAGAAAAAGGAAAATTGCCACCACAAGCTCTTGATTTGGAGGAAGCTGTGCTTGGTGCAATGATGATTGATAAAAAAGGGGTAGATGATGTAATTGATATTTTGCAACCCGATGCTTTTTACAAAGACGCACACAAACATATTTTTGAAGCGATTTTGCAACTTTTCACCGAAACTCAGCCAATTGATATCTTAACAGTTTCGACTCAGTTAAAGAAAAACGGAAAGTTAGATTTAGCAGGAGGTGATTTTTACTTAATTCAGCTTACGCAGAAAATTGCTTCTTCGGCGCATATCGAATTTCACTCGAGAATCATTCTTCAAAAATTTATTCAAAGAAGTTTGATCCGCATTTCTTCAGAAATTATTGAAGCATCATATGATGAAAGTGCAGACGTTTTTGATTTATTAGATCAAGCCGAATCTAAATTATACGAAGTAACACAAGGAAATATCAAGCGTAGCTCTGAAACCGCTCAAAGTTTAGTTTTACAAGCAAAAAAGAAAATTGAAGAGATTTCTAAAAAAGAGGGATTAAGTGGTGTAGAAACTGGTTTTCATAATCTGGATAAGCTGACTTCTGGATGGCAGCCAAGTGATTTGATTATTATTGCGGCAAGACCAGCGATGGGAAAGACAGCATTTGTACTTTCTATGGCAAGAAATATTGCAATCCAATATGGTCATGGAGTAGCCTTATTCTCTCTAGAGATGGCATCAGTTCAGTTAATTACAAGGCTTATTTCTTCTGAAACGGGATTGTCATCAGAAAAATTACGTACAGGTAAATTAGAGGCTCATGAATGGACAATGTTGAGTACTAAAGTAAAAGATTTAGAGAAAGCACCTTTATTTATTGATGATACACCTTCACTTTCTATATTCGATTTAAGAGCAAAATGCCGTCGTTTAGCGTCGCAGCACGGTATTAAAATTATTATTATCGATTATTTGCAGTTAATGACTGCGGGAGGAAACGGAAAAGGTGGAGGAAATCGTGAGCAGGAAATCTCAACCATTTCCCGAAACTTAAAAGCTTTGGCAAAAGAGCTTAACGTACCAGTTATTGCACTTTCTCAGTTATCGCGTGCTGTAGAAACGCGTGGTTCTAGTAAACGTCCTTTACTATCGGATCTTCGTGAATCTGGAGCAATTGAGCAGGATGCCGATATCGTTTCGTTTTTATACCGACCAGAATATTACAAAATTGAGGAATGGGATGATGAAGAAGCTTCGCCAACTGCTGGTCAGGCCGAAATTATGATCGCAAAACACCGTAATGGTGGTATTGAAAACATTCGTTTGAAATTTTTGGGACACTTAGGAAAATTTGATAACCTTGACGAATTTTCGGGGAGCTATGATGATTTGCCTTCAAAAATGAATCATGATGATAATCCGTTTATAACTAATAATCTGCCATCAGCAAATGAAGCTTTTGGAAGCAATCTTAATGATGACGATGACGACAGCGATGTTCCATTTTAA